One window of Oscillibacter hominis genomic DNA carries:
- a CDS encoding class I SAM-dependent DNA methyltransferase gives MSSYESLARFYDALTTDVGYERRADYLEKLFKESRIPVRTVLDLACGTGTLTCLLARRGYEMIGVDGSEDMLAQAQQKSWELEGERPLFLHQSMTELDLYGTVEAAVCALDSINYLTSSRDLRATLERLRLFIAPGGILIFDVNSEEKLRRLDGQVFLDETEDVYCVWRSEYSRRIVTYWMDLFSRRGDGSWSRSAELHRERAYSVEELRQALEAAGFTRIHVYGDLRKSPPREGEQRIVFTAIRK, from the coding sequence ATGAGCAGCTATGAGTCCCTGGCCCGCTTTTACGACGCGCTGACAACTGACGTGGGGTATGAGCGCCGGGCGGATTACCTGGAGAAGCTGTTCAAAGAGAGCCGCATCCCGGTCCGCACCGTGCTGGACCTGGCCTGTGGGACAGGCACCCTCACGTGTTTGCTTGCCCGGCGGGGTTATGAGATGATCGGGGTGGACGGGTCTGAGGATATGCTGGCCCAAGCCCAGCAGAAGTCCTGGGAACTGGAGGGGGAGCGCCCTCTTTTCCTGCACCAGTCCATGACGGAATTGGACCTGTACGGCACGGTGGAGGCCGCCGTATGCGCCCTGGACAGCATCAATTATCTGACAAGCAGCAGAGACCTGCGCGCTACATTGGAGCGACTGCGGTTGTTTATCGCGCCAGGGGGCATACTGATCTTTGACGTCAACTCCGAGGAGAAGCTCCGCCGGCTGGATGGACAGGTGTTTTTAGACGAGACGGAGGATGTGTACTGCGTGTGGCGCTCGGAATATTCCCGCCGCATTGTGACTTATTGGATGGATCTCTTCAGCCGCCGCGGAGACGGCAGCTGGAGCCGCAGCGCCGAACTGCACCGGGAGCGGGCCTACAGCGTCGAGGAGCTGCGTCAAGCCCTGGAGGCGGCTGGCTTTACCCGCATCCACGTCTACGGCGACCTCCGCAAAAGCCCTCCCCGAGAGGGAGAGCAGCGCATCGTATTTACAGCCATCAGAAAGTAA
- a CDS encoding YerC/YecD family TrpR-related protein: protein MVRIGKKEKNGALYKAILTLKTEEECYAFFQDLCTVSELRAMEQRFEVAELLSQGMIYNDILERTGASSATISRVNRSLSYGAGGYEIAFERTKEQ, encoded by the coding sequence ATGGTCAGAATCGGAAAAAAGGAAAAGAACGGGGCGCTCTATAAGGCGATCCTGACGCTGAAGACAGAGGAGGAGTGCTATGCGTTCTTCCAGGACCTTTGCACGGTATCTGAGCTGCGTGCCATGGAGCAGCGTTTTGAGGTGGCGGAGCTGCTGAGCCAGGGGATGATCTACAACGATATTTTAGAGCGCACCGGTGCCTCCAGCGCCACCATCAGCCGGGTCAACCGCTCTTTGAGCTATGGCGCCGGCGGCTACGAAATCGCGTTTGAGCGGACAAAGGAACAATGA
- a CDS encoding RsiV family protein, with the protein MESLEIAQRTAQREWTVDGIPVLTAELNLPQPVGEGRGFRRLCRYYEQFGRSYLRYCERFLFPQAAEAYRDALSASAPLPACTASLTHRITWNGDGVLSLFTDSCESCGTRPLRVRRGDTWDLNTFLPVSLADCFPPRCNYRKRVQDHAAGCIETQLAAQTSVYREDWRRALRRGFNRENFYLSSEGLCIFYQMFVLAPPMEGIPVFCLPYGEDGPFSHPRRG; encoded by the coding sequence ATGGAGAGTCTGGAGATTGCCCAGCGGACGGCACAGCGGGAGTGGACCGTGGACGGCATCCCCGTGCTGACGGCGGAACTGAACCTTCCCCAGCCGGTGGGGGAAGGCAGAGGCTTTCGGAGGCTCTGCCGCTATTATGAACAGTTTGGCCGCTCTTATCTGCGCTACTGCGAACGCTTTCTCTTCCCCCAGGCGGCGGAGGCCTATCGGGACGCGCTCTCCGCCAGCGCGCCCCTGCCCGCCTGCACCGCTTCCCTCACACACCGCATCACCTGGAACGGGGACGGGGTCTTGAGCCTGTTCACCGACTCCTGCGAGTCCTGCGGTACCCGGCCGCTTCGGGTGCGGCGGGGCGACACCTGGGACTTGAACACATTCCTCCCCGTCTCCCTGGCCGACTGCTTCCCGCCGCGGTGCAACTACCGCAAGCGGGTGCAGGACCATGCGGCCGGCTGCATTGAAACGCAGCTGGCCGCTCAGACGTCCGTATACCGGGAGGATTGGCGCCGGGCGCTGCGGCGCGGGTTCAACCGGGAAAACTTCTATCTAAGCAGCGAGGGGCTCTGCATATTCTATCAGATGTTTGTCCTGGCCCCGCCCATGGAGGGCATCCCTGTCTTCTGCCTGCCATACGGCGAGGACGGCCCCTTCTCCCATCCCCGTCGGGGATAG
- a CDS encoding dicarboxylate/amino acid:cation symporter gives MNQKKRLSLPAWIGIAMIAGILLGGILWAAMGAEAADSFTTSYIKPFGTIFINLLKFVVVPVVVLSIIDGIVSMKDIKKVGAIGWKTVVYFLVTTAIACVIGLVIANIFKPAFPVLQMAEDQAYEAATSNLMDTIVNIFPSNLWESLRTASMLQVIVIALFFGAGILLAGEAGKAAADIVSSFYAVMMKVMMFIINVSPIGVFCLMTWVVASQGPKILTSLAIVLGAAYLGYILHGLLVYSASVKVFAGMSPLQFFKGIFPAMIFAFSSTSSIATLPISKECCDKMGCDSEVSSFVLPLGATINMDGTAIYQCVAAIFIACCMGIHLTMGQMVMIVVTATLASIGTAGTSGAGMIMLAMVLQAVNIDPIYIGLIYGIDRLFDMGRTTLNVIGDASCAICVDRWQAKEKGKKAAVSK, from the coding sequence ATGAACCAGAAAAAACGTCTTTCCCTTCCGGCGTGGATCGGCATTGCAATGATTGCCGGCATTCTACTGGGAGGAATCCTCTGGGCCGCCATGGGTGCGGAGGCGGCGGACAGCTTCACCACCAGCTATATCAAGCCCTTCGGTACCATTTTCATCAACCTGCTGAAATTCGTGGTGGTTCCCGTGGTGGTGCTGTCCATCATCGACGGCATCGTCTCCATGAAAGATATTAAGAAGGTGGGAGCCATCGGCTGGAAGACCGTGGTCTACTTCCTGGTGACCACCGCCATTGCCTGCGTCATTGGACTGGTGATTGCAAACATTTTCAAGCCCGCCTTCCCGGTGCTGCAAATGGCCGAGGACCAGGCCTATGAGGCGGCCACCAGCAATCTGATGGACACCATCGTCAACATCTTCCCCAGCAACCTCTGGGAGTCACTGCGCACCGCCTCCATGCTCCAGGTCATCGTCATTGCTTTATTTTTCGGCGCCGGTATCCTGCTGGCCGGCGAGGCTGGAAAGGCCGCGGCGGACATTGTCAGCTCTTTCTACGCGGTGATGATGAAGGTGATGATGTTCATCATCAATGTATCGCCCATCGGCGTGTTCTGCCTGATGACCTGGGTGGTGGCCAGCCAGGGGCCGAAGATCCTCACCAGCCTTGCCATCGTCTTGGGTGCCGCGTATCTCGGCTACATCCTCCACGGACTGCTGGTCTACTCCGCATCGGTGAAGGTCTTTGCGGGCATGAGCCCTCTTCAGTTTTTCAAGGGCATTTTCCCGGCCATGATCTTCGCCTTTTCCTCCACTTCCTCCATCGCCACGCTGCCCATCTCCAAGGAGTGCTGCGATAAGATGGGCTGCGACTCGGAGGTGTCTTCTTTCGTGCTGCCCTTAGGCGCCACCATCAACATGGATGGAACCGCCATCTACCAGTGCGTGGCCGCCATCTTCATCGCCTGCTGCATGGGCATCCATCTGACCATGGGGCAGATGGTGATGATCGTCGTTACCGCGACGCTGGCCTCCATCGGCACGGCGGGAACCTCCGGCGCCGGCATGATCATGCTGGCCATGGTGCTCCAGGCGGTGAACATCGATCCCATTTACATCGGCCTGATTTATGGCATTGACCGGCTCTTCGACATGGGCCGCACCACGCTGAACGTCATCGGAGACGCTTCCTGCGCCATCTGCGTGGATCGTTGGCAGGCCAAGGAAAAGGGGAAAAAGGCCGCCGTTTCCAAGTAA
- a CDS encoding sulfite exporter TauE/SafE family protein — protein sequence MTLTLPMVLIAVVGVFLASFVDAIAGGGGIVSLPTYLLAGLPMHMALGTNKVSASLGSIASTGRFIKNGYVTWSLALPAVVLALTGSALGTRLQLLIDEKYLQLLLLIVLPVVAFVVLRQRSFPEEPGEISPKKQAAVVLAAALLIGSYDGFYGPGTGTFLLLIFTRWGKMDVRTAGGNVKVVNLASGLSSMVTAMLHGQVFWQLGLIATVASFAGHFVGAGLAIKNGSRIVRPVVLVVLVLLAVKVLSGLL from the coding sequence ATGACACTGACACTGCCCATGGTCCTCATCGCCGTGGTGGGCGTATTCCTGGCCTCCTTCGTGGACGCCATCGCGGGCGGGGGCGGGATCGTGTCCCTGCCTACATATCTTTTGGCGGGGCTTCCCATGCACATGGCCTTAGGCACCAACAAGGTTTCCGCCTCCCTGGGCAGCATCGCCTCCACCGGGCGTTTTATCAAAAACGGATACGTGACATGGTCCCTGGCGCTGCCCGCGGTGGTGCTGGCCCTGACCGGCTCCGCCCTGGGCACCCGGCTCCAGCTGCTGATCGACGAGAAATACCTTCAGCTCCTGCTGCTGATCGTGCTGCCGGTGGTGGCCTTTGTGGTACTGCGCCAGCGCTCCTTCCCCGAGGAACCGGGGGAGATCTCTCCCAAAAAACAGGCGGCTGTCGTTTTGGCCGCGGCGCTGCTCATCGGCTCCTACGACGGGTTCTACGGGCCTGGCACAGGGACGTTCCTGCTGCTGATCTTTACCCGGTGGGGCAAGATGGATGTGCGCACCGCCGGAGGGAACGTGAAGGTGGTCAACTTGGCTTCAGGCCTGTCCAGCATGGTCACCGCCATGCTCCACGGCCAGGTCTTCTGGCAGCTTGGCCTGATTGCAACGGTAGCCTCCTTCGCGGGCCACTTTGTGGGCGCGGGATTGGCCATTAAAAACGGTTCGCGGATCGTCCGGCCCGTGGTACTGGTGGTTCTGGTGCTGCTGGCGGTAAAGGTGCTTTCCGGACTGCTTTAA
- a CDS encoding chorismate mutase: MQELDKLRLELDVIDEQIVTLFEQRMAISTRMGVLKNEGGIQVWNEAREAAKVRNREKMLRDRSLTAYVDKLFETILELSRQRQEEQQDR, translated from the coding sequence ATGCAGGAGTTGGATAAGCTGCGGCTGGAGCTGGACGTCATCGATGAGCAGATCGTCACGCTGTTTGAGCAGCGGATGGCCATATCCACCCGGATGGGCGTGCTGAAGAACGAGGGAGGCATCCAGGTGTGGAATGAGGCCCGGGAGGCCGCCAAGGTGCGCAACCGTGAAAAGATGCTCCGGGACCGCAGCCTCACCGCATATGTGGACAAGCTGTTTGAGACGATTTTGGAGCTCTCCCGCCAGCGGCAGGAAGAGCAGCAGGACAGGTGA
- a CDS encoding gamma carbonic anhydrase family protein — MKTATLRRESEVSAVEIHAKGKKTDESVWIAQNAAVTGDVTFGEKCSVWYGASVRGDNGKVVIGARTNIQDCAVVHNRTTIGSGCTIGHGAVVHGCTVGDNTLIGMGAVVLDGARVGSDCVVGAGALVTGRTVIPDGSLAMGSPAKVIRPLTEREIGENQYSAEGYICLMEAHRAQQEN; from the coding sequence TTGAAAACGGCAACTTTGCGCAGGGAATCTGAGGTGAGTGCGGTGGAGATTCATGCGAAAGGGAAAAAGACCGACGAGTCGGTCTGGATCGCACAGAACGCCGCCGTCACCGGTGATGTGACCTTCGGTGAGAAGTGTTCCGTCTGGTATGGCGCCTCGGTGCGGGGCGACAACGGCAAAGTGGTGATTGGGGCGCGGACCAACATCCAGGACTGCGCCGTGGTCCACAACCGGACCACCATTGGCAGCGGCTGCACCATCGGACACGGCGCCGTGGTCCACGGCTGCACCGTGGGGGACAACACGCTCATCGGCATGGGCGCCGTGGTACTGGACGGCGCCCGGGTGGGCAGCGACTGCGTGGTGGGGGCCGGCGCCCTGGTGACTGGGCGCACAGTGATCCCGGACGGCTCGCTGGCCATGGGCAGCCCGGCAAAAGTCATCCGTCCCCTGACGGAGCGGGAGATCGGTGAAAACCAGTATTCCGCCGAGGGGTATATTTGCCTGATGGAGGCCCACCGGGCCCAGCAGGAGAACTGA
- a CDS encoding aminopeptidase translates to MNDKLQEYAKLLIRVGLNIQKGQTLVISAPVECAYFARMCAEKGYEAGCREVVMNWNDDTLSRMKYLHAQEEVFDHVPLWRRHFFNDYALEGAAYLAISATDPECLKGVESGRIVRAQQASGKALREFNRLQMCNGFPWCIASIPIPSWAKTVFPEDGEEQAMEKLWKAIFSAVRISGDGTSVEKWEQHIATLAERKEKLNALRFRSLHYTNSLGTDLTVELPEGHVWEAGDDRTLSGQDFIANMPTEELFTSPLRTGVNGVVYSALPLVHDGNIIDKFHFVVKEGKIVEAHAEQGEETLKAAISVDEGASYFGEVALVPYDSPISNQKILFYNTLFDENAACHIAFGEAYPCLEGGQQMSKEELKKRGLNDSITHVDFMVGTPDLSIVGTTHDGREVPVFENGNFAQGI, encoded by the coding sequence ATGAACGATAAACTGCAGGAGTATGCAAAGCTGCTGATCCGCGTGGGCCTCAATATTCAAAAGGGGCAGACCCTGGTGATCTCCGCGCCGGTGGAGTGCGCCTACTTTGCCAGAATGTGCGCGGAGAAAGGCTATGAGGCCGGCTGCCGGGAAGTGGTGATGAACTGGAACGACGATACGCTGAGCCGGATGAAGTACCTCCACGCCCAGGAGGAGGTCTTTGACCATGTGCCGCTGTGGCGCCGCCACTTTTTCAACGACTACGCCCTGGAAGGCGCGGCCTACCTTGCCATTTCCGCTACGGACCCGGAGTGCCTCAAGGGGGTGGAGTCCGGCCGCATTGTCCGGGCTCAGCAGGCCAGCGGAAAGGCGCTCCGGGAATTCAACCGGCTCCAGATGTGCAACGGGTTTCCCTGGTGCATTGCATCCATCCCCATCCCCAGCTGGGCCAAGACTGTCTTCCCGGAGGATGGGGAAGAGCAGGCCATGGAAAAGCTGTGGAAGGCCATCTTCTCCGCCGTGCGCATCAGCGGCGACGGGACGTCCGTGGAGAAGTGGGAACAGCACATCGCAACGCTGGCGGAGCGGAAGGAGAAGCTCAACGCCCTGCGCTTCCGGTCGCTGCACTACACCAACTCCCTGGGGACGGACCTGACGGTGGAACTGCCTGAGGGCCATGTATGGGAGGCCGGCGACGACAGAACCCTCTCCGGCCAGGATTTCATCGCCAATATGCCCACCGAGGAGCTTTTTACCTCGCCGCTGCGCACCGGCGTCAACGGCGTGGTCTATTCCGCCCTGCCGCTGGTCCACGACGGAAACATCATCGACAAGTTCCACTTTGTGGTGAAAGAGGGCAAAATCGTGGAGGCCCACGCGGAGCAGGGCGAGGAGACTTTAAAGGCCGCCATCTCCGTGGACGAGGGAGCCTCCTATTTCGGAGAGGTGGCCCTGGTGCCCTACGACAGCCCCATCTCCAATCAGAAGATTCTGTTCTACAACACCCTGTTCGACGAAAACGCCGCCTGCCACATCGCCTTCGGCGAGGCATACCCCTGCCTGGAGGGGGGCCAGCAGATGAGCAAGGAGGAGCTGAAGAAGCGGGGACTCAACGACTCCATCACCCATGTGGACTTCATGGTGGGGACACCGGATTTGTCCATTGTGGGTACTACCCACGACGGGCGGGAGGTCCCTGTGTTTGAAAACGGCAACTTTGCGCAGGGAATCTGA
- a CDS encoding YihY/virulence factor BrkB family protein has product MKDHPLPGNKLGRGIYLMVRRYYQHGVARDSAALAYYLLFMLFPFLIFISSLIGLLHLDVAAITTGLQNLIPKEVVDFLELYLSYVSQTSSSRMMWFGLVFSIYFPMRATNSLILSVRTAYHLGPPSKVLLHQLKTLIYTVFLILTIGLSLALVTVGNRMLDLLVTNFHLPKIFASWWASLRFPALGLILAFALGSLYALAQDRRQPLRNILPGILFSLVMWMTLSMLFSFYVENFANYTVIYGSIGAVIVLMIWLYLSATTLVMGAEFNGMLMSMRKDWRRVDKEEEK; this is encoded by the coding sequence ATGAAAGACCATCCGCTGCCGGGCAACAAATTGGGCAGAGGCATCTACCTGATGGTGCGGCGCTATTATCAGCACGGAGTGGCACGGGATTCCGCCGCGCTGGCCTACTACCTGCTCTTTATGCTCTTCCCGTTTCTGATCTTCATCAGCTCCCTCATCGGCCTGCTTCACCTGGATGTGGCGGCCATCACCACCGGGCTTCAGAACCTGATCCCCAAAGAGGTGGTGGACTTTCTGGAGCTGTACCTCAGCTATGTCTCCCAGACCTCCAGCAGCCGCATGATGTGGTTCGGGCTGGTGTTTTCCATTTACTTTCCCATGCGGGCCACCAATTCCCTGATCTTGTCCGTACGCACGGCCTATCACTTGGGCCCGCCCTCCAAGGTGCTGCTCCACCAGCTGAAGACGCTGATCTACACCGTGTTTTTGATCCTCACCATCGGCCTTTCCCTGGCGCTGGTCACGGTGGGCAACCGGATGCTGGATCTGCTGGTGACCAATTTCCATCTGCCTAAAATATTCGCCTCCTGGTGGGCCAGTCTCCGCTTTCCGGCCCTGGGGCTGATCCTGGCCTTTGCCCTCGGCTCGCTGTACGCCCTGGCCCAGGACCGGCGCCAGCCCCTGAGAAACATCCTGCCGGGCATTTTGTTTTCGCTGGTGATGTGGATGACCCTTTCCATGCTCTTTTCCTTTTATGTGGAGAATTTTGCCAATTATACAGTGATCTACGGCTCCATCGGCGCGGTGATCGTGCTGATGATTTGGCTCTATCTCAGCGCCACCACGCTGGTGATGGGGGCGGAGTTCAACGGGATGCTCATGTCCATGCGCAAGGATTGGCGGCGCGTGGATAAAGAGGAGGAAAAGTGA
- a CDS encoding cupin domain-containing protein, with the protein MSEYGGNIRDLPVVTGGHFIENSTKKIVFGPDGRFWDDYVMRLFTLESGAESSIHAHAWCHWFMCIKGEGYFMVDGERIPLEFGTWIHVPSGVRHNFGNTGEGELMGLCIVPPEGDVNPLTGC; encoded by the coding sequence ATGAGCGAATATGGCGGCAACATCCGGGACCTGCCTGTGGTGACAGGCGGACACTTTATTGAAAATTCCACAAAAAAGATCGTATTCGGGCCGGACGGCCGGTTTTGGGACGACTATGTCATGCGGCTGTTCACCCTGGAGAGCGGCGCGGAGAGCAGCATACACGCCCATGCCTGGTGCCACTGGTTCATGTGCATCAAAGGCGAGGGGTATTTCATGGTGGACGGTGAGCGCATTCCCCTGGAGTTCGGCACATGGATCCACGTGCCCTCCGGCGTGCGCCACAACTTCGGCAACACCGGCGAGGGAGAGCTGATGGGTCTTTGCATCGTCCCGCCTGAGGGCGACGTCAATCCCCTGACCGGCTGCTGA
- a CDS encoding NAD(P)/FAD-dependent oxidoreductase has translation MAYERLFEKGRIGPLVLKNRAVMMPMGTDFADRFGCATEQLIRYYEERAKGGIGLIINEFTGVDDVDSIPDIHNFRIAQDYHIAECEKLTDAVHQYGCKIFAQLHHGGATSNPALTGRQNIAPSDVPIAPGKPAPRPMTEEDILRVEQKFIDAAVRCKKAGYDGVELHGAHSYLLAEFFSKYYNRRTDRYGGSLENRCRIIREIIEGIRAKLGSYPISVRICGDEMTDVEGFLTLEDGLEIGKYLEQCGIDCINISNGSSLNGNANCDPFSYTPGWKKHVAKAFKAALHIPVIATNTIKTPDFAESLLEEGVCDFVGLGRSQFADPEFMNKARSGRADEIRSCIGCMYCRERLLGNGMSVQCTVNPRLGREYDHRGFRTDGADRIVAVIGGGPAGMEAALTLARREFRVVLFEKEGSLGGTLNVADKPPFKDNLEGLIRTMETQLRRAGVEIRLNCAPTVEQVKELDPVGVFVAAGADPIVPKLPGADGKRVFLAEDVILGKVTPRGKVAIIGTGMTGLETAEILSGRGMDLTLVEMMDAVGPGIYNVVLNDTMSRIKDPKIFTGHRLESIAPGQITMTRLRDGQTVRAEADTVVLALGVRPRSALVEEFERAFPNTVAVGDAARGGRIRDAIRTGFDSAFVFRA, from the coding sequence ATGGCGTACGAAAGATTATTTGAAAAGGGCCGCATCGGGCCTCTGGTCCTGAAGAACCGGGCGGTCATGATGCCGATGGGCACTGATTTTGCCGACCGCTTCGGCTGCGCCACCGAGCAGTTGATCCGCTACTATGAGGAACGGGCCAAAGGCGGCATCGGCCTTATCATCAACGAATTCACCGGCGTGGACGATGTGGACTCCATCCCGGACATCCACAACTTCCGCATCGCTCAGGACTATCATATCGCTGAGTGTGAAAAGCTGACCGACGCGGTGCACCAGTACGGCTGCAAGATTTTTGCCCAGCTGCACCACGGCGGCGCCACCTCCAACCCGGCGCTGACCGGGCGGCAGAACATTGCCCCCAGCGACGTGCCCATCGCGCCGGGAAAGCCGGCCCCACGGCCCATGACCGAGGAGGACATCCTCCGGGTGGAGCAGAAGTTCATTGACGCCGCGGTACGCTGCAAGAAAGCGGGCTACGACGGTGTGGAGCTCCATGGCGCCCACTCCTACCTGCTGGCGGAGTTTTTCAGCAAGTACTACAACCGCCGGACAGACCGGTACGGCGGCAGCCTGGAAAACCGCTGCCGCATCATCCGGGAGATCATCGAGGGCATCCGGGCAAAGTTGGGCAGCTATCCCATCTCCGTGCGCATCTGCGGCGACGAGATGACGGATGTGGAGGGATTTTTGACCCTGGAGGACGGGCTGGAGATCGGAAAGTACCTGGAGCAGTGCGGCATCGACTGCATCAACATCTCCAACGGCTCGTCTCTCAACGGAAACGCCAACTGCGATCCCTTCTCCTACACCCCGGGCTGGAAAAAGCATGTGGCCAAGGCGTTTAAGGCAGCACTGCACATTCCGGTCATTGCCACCAACACCATTAAGACCCCGGACTTTGCCGAGTCGCTGCTGGAGGAGGGCGTGTGCGATTTCGTGGGGCTGGGCCGCAGCCAGTTTGCTGACCCGGAGTTCATGAACAAGGCCCGCTCCGGCCGGGCGGATGAGATCCGCAGCTGCATCGGCTGCATGTACTGCCGGGAGCGGCTGCTGGGAAATGGCATGAGCGTCCAGTGCACAGTGAATCCCCGCCTGGGCAGAGAGTACGACCACCGGGGCTTCCGCACCGATGGAGCGGACCGCATCGTGGCCGTGATCGGCGGAGGCCCCGCGGGCATGGAAGCGGCGCTGACCCTGGCCCGCAGGGAGTTCCGGGTGGTGCTCTTTGAGAAGGAGGGGAGCCTGGGCGGAACGCTGAATGTGGCCGACAAGCCTCCTTTTAAGGACAACCTGGAGGGGCTGATCCGCACCATGGAGACCCAACTGCGCCGCGCGGGCGTGGAAATCCGGCTGAACTGCGCGCCCACGGTGGAGCAGGTGAAGGAGCTGGACCCGGTGGGCGTGTTTGTGGCCGCGGGTGCCGACCCCATAGTGCCCAAGCTGCCCGGTGCGGACGGGAAGCGGGTGTTTTTGGCTGAGGATGTGATCTTGGGCAAAGTCACGCCCCGCGGTAAGGTGGCCATCATCGGCACCGGCATGACCGGCCTGGAAACGGCGGAAATCCTCTCCGGCCGGGGAATGGACCTGACGCTGGTGGAGATGATGGACGCGGTGGGCCCCGGGATTTACAACGTGGTGCTCAACGACACCATGAGCCGCATCAAAGACCCCAAGATATTTACGGGACATCGGCTGGAGTCCATTGCTCCCGGCCAGATCACCATGACCCGTCTCAGGGATGGGCAGACGGTGCGCGCGGAGGCGGACACCGTGGTGCTGGCCCTGGGCGTCCGTCCCCGGAGCGCACTTGTGGAGGAATTTGAAAGGGCGTTCCCCAACACGGTGGCGGTGGGAGACGCTGCCCGGGGCGGCCGTATCCGGGACGCTATCCGGACCGGGTTTGACAGTGCCTTTGTGTTCCGGGCGTAA
- a CDS encoding peroxidase-related enzyme (This protein belongs to a clade of uncharacterized proteins related to peroxidases such as the alkylhydroperoxidase AhpD.), which produces MALEFDEQLSRLQKPNRDEMTNKEYEVFNQNVEAMEKNWGFINNLFKVLPLNASQYIGFLNFKGSLFNPETCYLTNADKEMIGVVVSSINCCSYCLTTHGDALRGYTKNPVLVDKLSYNFRSARDMLSEKQYALCEYAWYVTKHADEIGEEQIEKLRQAGFNDHEILEAAFVAGFFNYTNRWVSTIAPVANPGHFSHNRNFEK; this is translated from the coding sequence ATGGCGTTGGAATTTGATGAACAGCTGTCCCGCCTGCAAAAGCCCAACCGGGACGAGATGACCAACAAGGAGTATGAGGTCTTCAACCAGAATGTGGAGGCCATGGAGAAGAACTGGGGCTTCATCAACAACCTCTTCAAGGTGCTGCCCCTCAATGCCTCTCAGTACATCGGCTTTTTGAATTTCAAGGGCTCACTCTTCAACCCCGAGACCTGCTACCTCACCAATGCCGACAAGGAGATGATCGGCGTGGTGGTGTCCTCCATCAACTGCTGCTCCTACTGCCTGACCACCCATGGCGACGCACTGCGTGGCTACACCAAGAACCCCGTTTTGGTGGATAAGCTGAGCTATAACTTCCGCTCCGCCAGGGATATGCTGAGCGAAAAGCAGTATGCTCTTTGTGAATATGCCTGGTATGTGACCAAGCACGCCGATGAGATCGGGGAAGAGCAGATCGAAAAGCTGCGCCAGGCGGGGTTCAACGACCATGAGATTTTGGAGGCCGCGTTTGTGGCCGGCTTCTTCAACTATACCAACCGCTGGGTCAGCACCATCGCCCCGGTGGCCAACCCCGGCCACTTCAGCCACAACCGGAATTTTGAGAAGTAA
- a CDS encoding cyclase family protein: MANLQLWDQIKEWKSTKYKWVDLTHELSPETPHWFGFQPLQAELLFDYAEGTPEDKAAPMRCFQYSVASQYGTHVDVPRHFWGDGRAMNEIAVQEMVYPLVVVDKSAECAANADFMLTVEDLKAWEAVYGRIPENAFVAFRSDWYKKPNLDNPDENGVPHYPGWDKAAIQWLVEERHIGAIGHEPADTDPGFVTTREDAYPYPGEQYILEANRIQIEVMRNLDQLTPVGGLIVCAFPKLKDGTGFPARCFAICPAD, from the coding sequence ATGGCTAATCTGCAACTGTGGGACCAGATAAAGGAATGGAAGAGCACAAAATACAAATGGGTGGATCTGACCCATGAACTGAGTCCTGAGACGCCCCACTGGTTTGGGTTCCAGCCCCTCCAGGCCGAACTTCTCTTCGACTATGCCGAGGGGACGCCGGAGGACAAGGCCGCGCCCATGCGCTGCTTCCAGTACAGCGTGGCCAGCCAGTACGGGACCCATGTGGATGTGCCCCGCCACTTCTGGGGCGACGGCAGGGCCATGAACGAGATCGCGGTTCAGGAGATGGTCTATCCCCTGGTGGTGGTGGACAAGTCCGCCGAATGCGCGGCCAACGCGGACTTTATGCTGACGGTGGAGGATTTGAAGGCGTGGGAGGCGGTCTATGGCCGGATTCCGGAGAACGCCTTTGTGGCCTTCCGCTCCGACTGGTACAAAAAGCCCAATCTGGACAATCCGGATGAAAACGGAGTGCCCCACTACCCCGGCTGGGACAAGGCGGCCATCCAGTGGCTGGTGGAAGAGCGCCACATCGGAGCCATCGGCCATGAGCCGGCGGACACGGACCCCGGCTTTGTCACCACAAGGGAGGACGCCTACCCCTATCCCGGTGAGCAGTACATCCTGGAGGCAAACCGCATCCAGATCGAGGTCATGCGCAATTTGGACCAGCTGACGCCGGTGGGCGGGCTGATTGTCTGCGCATTCCCCAAGCTCAAAGACGGCACCGGTTTCCCGGCCAGATGCTTTGCCATCTGCCCCGCGGATTGA